CAAGGCCGCTGCCTTGAAGCTAATGTTTTTGAGCGGTGAGGTCTCATAACGGGAAAAAATTTTTGTGGAGATACCTACTGGATCTTGACACGGACTCCTCCCAGCCGGTGGGTTTTGGCGTGGTGGACCCTGATTATATCAACATCATGGTCACTGGTCACCAGCATGCCCTGATCGGCCCGGTCCAGGAAGGCCTGGGAGAGCCCTGGGCCGTGGAACTGGCCCGGGATGCCGGGGCGAAGGGCTTTAGAATTGTGGGCTGCACCTGTGTGGGCCAGGACATCCAGTCCCGGGGCGGTGAGGTGTTCGCCGGCCATGCGGGCAACAACTTCACCAGTGAGGCGCTACTGGCCACCGGCGGCATAGACCTGGTGATCAGCGAATTCAACTGCACCCTGCCGGGTATTGAAGATGTCTGCCGCCAGTATATGGTGGCCCAGATCTGCCTGGACGATGTGGCCAAAAAGCAAAATGCCGGCTACCTGCCCTTTGACCCGGCAGGTGGGGAATCCATTGCCCGCCAGGTTGCTGGAGCAGCGGCAGAGAGCTACCGCCGGCGCCGGGATAAAGTAACTGTTAACGTACCCCGGCACGGTTACCCGAATTCGCTGGCAGGTTTTGGCGAAAGGAATTTACGGGCCTTTTTAGGCGGGCACTACAGGCCATTAATTGACCTCATCGCTACCGGACAGATCAAGGGACTGGCGGCCATAGTCGGCTGCTCCAACCTGACTGCCGGCGGTCACGATGTGTTTACCGCCGGGCTGACCGGGGAACTGATCCGGCGGGACATCCTGGTCCTTTCTGCCGGCTGCACCAGCGGCGGGCTGGAGAACCTGGGCTTTATGTCCTCCACGGCACTGGAGTGGGCCGGGGAGAAGCTGCAGAAAGTTTGCCGGGAATTGAACATACCGCCGGTGCTGAACTTCGGCCCCTGCCTGGGTATCGGCAGGCTGGAAGTGGTGGCTGCCGGGATAGCAGCGGAACTGCAGGTGGACCTGCCGCAGCTGCCCCTGGTCCTCTCGGCACCCCAGTGGCTGGAAGAGCAGGCCCTGGCCGACGGCGCCTTCGGCCTGGCCCTGGGACTGCCCCTGCACCTGGCCCAGCCGCCCTTCATTACCGGCAGCAAGCTGGTCACCCGGGTGCTTACGGAAGAGATGGAAAAGCTCACCGGCGGCAGGGTGATTGTGGAAGGGGAAATCGGGAAAGCGGCGGAGCAACTGGAACAGATTATCCACCAAAGAAGGGCGGCCCTGGGGATCTAGGCGCCGGGTCCGTAATTTTTGATGAATGGAGGCTTCTGATACCCCTCCCCCCTCTTTCTTATACACCCGCTCTGAAACTGGAGCGGGCTTTTTTGTCTGAGCCGGAAGGAACGGGTCAATATTATTCTGTTACCTCCCAGCCGCGAAAAATGACACTGGAGACTGGCTCGATTTTTTCGCGGTGCTTGATGAGGAAAAACCTTATCGATCCGACACCGTTCGACAGTGTTTCCCTTGACGCTCTTTCCAGGAAGTGGTTCAATTGAACCTGCCCGGCGACAAAGAAAAGCTCCTGGCGGCCAGCCGGAAGGTGGACAGGTTGATCGTGGAGTATTACCGGGTGAAGTACAGCACCGATTCGACGAGTGGTGTAACTGGAAAACAGTAGTTTCTTCTTTTCTCCTTTGGAGCAGGATTTTTACTACCAGGGAAAGAAAAAGCAACAAAAAATGTACAGAAGGGGGGGTGGAGTTGTGAATTCAGGCGAACAAAAAGAAGAACTTTACCGGCTGGTTGATGCTCTTCCGGAGGAAAAAACCGGTGCGGCTAAACGGTTTTTAGAACTATTGCTCGATGCCGGCAAGGAGTTACAACCGGAAAAGTTAGTGGGAAAACTGAATCTTCTGGAAAGGATCGTTGACTCCCTCCCGGATGCCACCCTTGTCGTTGACCGCAAAGGAAAGGTGCTCGTGTGGAACCGGGCCATGGAAGAAATGACGGGGGTTAAGAGAGAAGAAATACTGGGCAGGGGCGAATACGCTTACGCAGTTCCGTTTTACGGGGAGAAAAGACCCATCCTCGCCAACATCCTGCTCGGCAATGGTACACAGTGGGGACAGCAGTACGATAAAATCGAATTGAAGGGCCATATTCTTGTCGGCGAAGGTTTCGCTCCTTTCGCCCGCGGCGGCAGGGGGCTTTACTTCTGGACGCTCGTGGCCCCAATTTACGACGACAAGGGGAACCTCTTAGGGGCAGTCCAGTGTATCCGCGATATCGGTGAGCGCAAAAAGATGGAGGATGAACTTAGGCGTTGCAGCACCCGCGATGCCCTCACCGGGCTGTACAACCGTGCTTTCTTCGAGGAAGAGCTGCGTCGTCTGGACAGGGGACGCTCTTTTCCTGTCAGCCTCATTTTATGTGATCTGGACGGCTTGAAAGTGGTCAACGACATGCTGGGGCACGAGCAGGGTGACGAGTTATTGCGCCGTGCGGCCAGAGTAATTGCGAGCTGCGTACGGGATTCCGATGTGGTGGCCCGGGTCGGTGGGGACGAGTTTGCTGTAATCCTGCCCCAAACAGACCGGAAGACGGCGGAAGAAGTGGCAAAGCGCATAAATGAGGCCGTTGAAAAGGATAACGTGCAGCATCCGGATCTCCCTTTGAGCATCTCCGTAGGTGTGGCGACGGCAAAAGATGCTTCGCGTCGGCTGTGGGAAGTCTACAAGGAAGCAGACGACGCGATGTACGTGAACAAGCTTGCCAGCGGGAAGGACCCGCGGGCGGCGGTGATCCGCGCCCTCAAGGCAGCCCTGGCGGAGAAGGATTTCCACAACACGGAGCGCATGAAAGAGATCGCCTGCATGCTGGGGGAAGCGGTGGGGCTCTCGCGCGAAGAAATGGACGGCCTGCGACTCCTGGTGGGGATGCACGACATCGGCAAGCTGGGAGTGCCGGACCACATCCTCTTCAAGCCCGGTCCTCTGACTGAAGAGGAAAGGAAAGAAATCCAGCGCCATCCCGAGGTGGGGTACCGCATTGCCCTTTCTTCCGGCGAGCTGGCCCCGGTGGCCCCTTACATTCTCCAGCATCACGAGCGGTGGGACGGGCGGGGCTATCCCCTAGGACTGAAGGGAGAGCAGATCCACCTCTTGAGCCGCATTCTGGCCATAGTCGACGCCTACGACGCGATGACATCGGATCGCCCCTATCGCGGCGCAATGTCGCACCAGGAAGCCCTAGAGGAGTTGAAGAAATGTGCGGGGACACAGTTCGACCCGCAACTTGTGGATATTTTTGTGAGATTGCTGGCGGGAGAAAGGGAGAGTTGCACGGAAAAGAATGTGTAGGATAAAAGAGAGATGCTTGCGACCACAGCTTACATCCTGGACGCGCAGGGGGTGCTGGCCCGGTGGAAACTTCTTTATCCATTGAGGATTTCATTTTCTATGCATCGAGCGGCATAGGTGGTCAGGCAGGTTCCTTTCTTGGGGTCAAAGGAGTTGATGGCTTTAATAAGTCCGATAGTTCCTGTAGAAATCAAATCATCTGTGTCCTCACCCGTGCCCTCATACTTTTTCACTATATGCGCAACCAGGCGCAGGTTGTGTTTTACCAGAACAGCCCGGGCCTTTTCGTCTCCTCGGGCAGCCAGGTTTAAGTAGTGCGCTTCTTCTTCCTCAGATAATGGCTGTGGGAAAATGTTACTGGCCATGTAGGAAACCAGGAGCAGTAAACCGTTGACCAGGGACAAGCAGAGCAAGGCCCAGAGGCCGGAAAACACGCACCATCCCCCCAGAACCGGCTGCACCGGGTAATCAGTAGGTGAATGTTCAGCAAAACCGTACTGACTAGGGTGCGGCGCTGTCGGCGCGGAGCACTGGAGTGAGCGAGGACCCAGCACTCACTGGGATATAAACTCTTCCCAGCACCTGATTTGTCAATTAAACCTGAAACATCGGAAGCAGAGTCATATTTGGGTAAGTGCTGGGCCGCATCCAACCGGGTTCGCTGGATATTTACATTCAGTAGATAATATGGAACGGTTGAATTTACTGTGCCTGTCCGGCAAATTGCGTGTCGGCTGTAGCAGGACTTGGTGAACCACAGGTCGAAGTATACTTCCAGGTGAGTACAATGATTTTAGTTCTTTACGGAACTACGGAAGCCCGGGAACTAATATCTTTGCTTGGTGCCGGTGGTTATCCAGTACTGGCTACCGCCCTGACGGCCTATGGGGGTACCATGGCCGGCATGGGTGGGGCGGTGGAGGTGCTGCCGGCCCCGGAAAGTGTGGCTGATCTGGCCGGGCAGATAAAGCAGCGCGGTATTGCCCTGGTGGTGGACGCCACCCACCCCTTCCCGGGTCCTTTGTCCGAAATGGCACGTGAGGCCTGCTATAATTTGCAGGTGCCATATGTCCGGTA
This portion of the Desulfofundulus luciae genome encodes:
- a CDS encoding diguanylate cyclase: MNSGEQKEELYRLVDALPEEKTGAAKRFLELLLDAGKELQPEKLVGKLNLLERIVDSLPDATLVVDRKGKVLVWNRAMEEMTGVKREEILGRGEYAYAVPFYGEKRPILANILLGNGTQWGQQYDKIELKGHILVGEGFAPFARGGRGLYFWTLVAPIYDDKGNLLGAVQCIRDIGERKKMEDELRRCSTRDALTGLYNRAFFEEELRRLDRGRSFPVSLILCDLDGLKVVNDMLGHEQGDELLRRAARVIASCVRDSDVVARVGGDEFAVILPQTDRKTAEEVAKRINEAVEKDNVQHPDLPLSISVGVATAKDASRRLWEVYKEADDAMYVNKLASGKDPRAAVIRALKAALAEKDFHNTERMKEIACMLGEAVGLSREEMDGLRLLVGMHDIGKLGVPDHILFKPGPLTEEERKEIQRHPEVGYRIALSSGELAPVAPYILQHHERWDGRGYPLGLKGEQIHLLSRILAIVDAYDAMTSDRPYRGAMSHQEALEELKKCAGTQFDPQLVDIFVRLLAGERESCTEKNV
- a CDS encoding sigma-70 family RNA polymerase sigma factor codes for the protein MFSGLWALLCLSLVNGLLLLVSYMASNIFPQPLSEEEEAHYLNLAARGDEKARAVLVKHNLRLVAHIVKKYEGTGEDTDDLISTGTIGLIKAINSFDPKKGTCLTTYAARCIENEILNG